The following are encoded together in the Phenylobacterium sp. NIBR 498073 genome:
- a CDS encoding mechanosensitive ion channel domain-containing protein codes for MNTTFAAVSDWLNSGVWLQFGGRALAAVAIVVAVYGLVRLMRAFLDRVRRRSKAASPLIYIFEQVVGYAMLVVGVLAGLATLGLDLSSFTVFAGATGVGLGLGLQGVVKEFVAGLVLIFDPALQIGDFIELESGLRGEVVEIGARATRLRTNDDVDVVIPNSKLMQSQVVNWTYNEESRRIHVPFSVAEESDKALVRDVVLAAAEALPFTQTDLAHRRTQVWLTSFSGDGLDFELIVWPSAESSRHPSSMHAAYTWAIHEALLAAGIKNTSPQLDLRVRNLFGREGDHALDALKLRAAPPPRQGPPGSAPNDAVAAVFDDAVRNTRARTAEPRKRETQP; via the coding sequence ATGAACACCACATTTGCGGCGGTCAGCGACTGGTTGAACTCCGGGGTCTGGCTGCAGTTCGGCGGGCGGGCGTTGGCGGCCGTCGCCATCGTCGTCGCCGTCTACGGGCTCGTGCGGCTGATGCGCGCTTTTCTGGACCGGGTGCGCCGACGCTCCAAGGCCGCCTCGCCGCTGATCTACATCTTCGAACAGGTCGTCGGCTACGCCATGCTGGTGGTCGGGGTGCTGGCGGGCCTGGCCACGCTCGGCCTCGACCTCAGCTCATTCACGGTCTTCGCCGGAGCCACTGGCGTCGGCCTCGGCCTCGGCCTGCAGGGCGTGGTCAAGGAGTTCGTCGCCGGCCTGGTGCTGATCTTCGACCCGGCCCTCCAGATCGGCGACTTCATCGAACTGGAAAGCGGCCTGCGCGGCGAGGTGGTCGAGATCGGGGCGCGGGCCACCCGGCTGCGCACCAACGACGACGTCGATGTCGTGATCCCCAACTCCAAGCTGATGCAGAGCCAAGTGGTGAACTGGACCTACAACGAGGAATCCCGCCGCATCCACGTGCCTTTCTCCGTCGCTGAGGAGTCCGACAAGGCGCTGGTCCGCGACGTGGTGCTGGCCGCCGCCGAGGCGCTGCCCTTCACCCAGACCGACCTCGCCCACCGCCGGACCCAGGTCTGGCTGACCAGCTTCAGCGGCGACGGCCTCGATTTCGAGCTGATCGTCTGGCCGAGTGCGGAATCCTCGCGCCACCCGTCCTCGATGCACGCGGCCTATACCTGGGCGATCCACGAAGCGTTGTTGGCGGCCGGGATCAAGAACACCTCGCCGCAACTCGACCTGCGGGTCCGCAACCTGTTCGGGCGCGAGGGCGACCATGCGCTCGACGCTCTCAAGCTCAGGGCCGCCCCCCCGCCGCGCCAGGGGCCTCCCGGTTCGGCGCCCAACGACGCCGTCGCCGCCGTCTTCGACGACGCGGTCCGCAACACGCGGGCCCGGACGGCCGAGCCCCGCAAGCGCGAGACCCAGCCCTGA